One Corynebacterium tuberculostearicum DNA window includes the following coding sequences:
- a CDS encoding enoyl-CoA hydratase/isomerase family protein produces MTNTAPIISSIRNHTGVIELNRPKALNSLTPEMIDLIAESLAQWRDTDEVEQVLFTSTSPKAYCAGGDVRYAREGVKEGKADEVDAFFATEYTLNGDIAEYPKPIVALIDGIAMGGGLGISAHGSHRVVTEKTFASMPEMNIGYVTDVGMAYAAQRAVGTRGKASAELAKFWGITGYRMYAADLVWSGLATHYVADGEAFASAVIEHGLDTALAQHATAPSGEAPLAELIDAIEDAFSHDTWQEITAALEKYPELKQQVDKLTAQACPTSIVAAMELFRAEQECSSIREALDMETNLGAYMYRRGDFAEGVRAVLVDKTNDAAFEPAALADVDVDALRSALHLHPAK; encoded by the coding sequence ATGACAAATACTGCACCTATCATTTCCTCAATCCGTAACCATACCGGAGTCATTGAGCTCAACCGCCCCAAGGCTCTCAATTCCCTCACCCCGGAAATGATAGACCTCATTGCGGAGTCGCTGGCGCAGTGGCGCGACACTGATGAGGTGGAACAGGTGCTGTTTACCTCGACTAGTCCCAAGGCATATTGCGCCGGCGGCGATGTCCGCTACGCCCGCGAAGGGGTCAAGGAGGGCAAGGCGGATGAGGTCGATGCCTTCTTCGCCACCGAATACACGTTAAACGGTGATATTGCGGAGTATCCCAAGCCCATCGTGGCGCTCATCGATGGGATTGCTATGGGCGGCGGTCTGGGCATTTCCGCCCACGGGTCCCACCGCGTGGTTACGGAGAAAACCTTTGCCTCCATGCCAGAGATGAATATTGGCTATGTCACCGACGTAGGCATGGCCTATGCCGCCCAGCGGGCGGTGGGAACGCGCGGGAAGGCCTCGGCCGAGTTGGCGAAGTTCTGGGGGATCACCGGCTACCGCATGTATGCCGCAGACCTTGTATGGAGCGGGCTGGCCACCCACTATGTGGCGGACGGCGAAGCCTTTGCAAGTGCGGTGATCGAGCATGGACTAGACACGGCGCTAGCCCAACACGCCACCGCACCTAGCGGCGAGGCCCCCTTGGCCGAGCTTATCGACGCCATCGAGGACGCCTTTTCCCACGACACCTGGCAAGAAATCACCGCGGCCCTGGAAAAATACCCAGAGCTTAAACAACAGGTAGACAAGCTGACCGCGCAAGCGTGCCCGACCTCCATCGTGGCGGCCATGGAGCTCTTCCGCGCCGAGCAGGAGTGCAGCAGTATCCGCGAAGCGCTAGATATGGAGACCAACCTGGGCGCTTATATGTACCGACGTGGGGACTTTGCCGAGGGCGTGCGAGCGGTCTTGGTGGATAAAACCAACGATGCGGCATTTGAGCCTGCCGCGCTTGCCGACGTCGACGTGGACGCCCTCCGCAGCGCCCTACACCTCCACCCCGCGAAATGA
- a CDS encoding HAD family hydrolase, with translation MLPQLIALDMDGTLLDGNGQLPPDFAAISTRAHQLGVTLVPASGRQLATLQEMFPHEDTFIAENGSVVVHDNRVISATTLPGTAVRAAVAALQSVETPHTVVLCTPDTAYVHKGADEQSRAEIAKYYRSVEWVDGLDALLDADIIKIAAYCADGSEKHLHQPLLAAVPEHNIAISGAVWLDVMAAGVNKGVALQTMAELLSVPMSRTAAFGDFLNDYELLREAGTAIAMDNAHPKLKEIADRIAPPNTEYGVMTVLRQLFDSEES, from the coding sequence TTGCTCCCACAGCTCATCGCCCTGGATATGGACGGCACCCTACTGGACGGCAACGGCCAGCTTCCACCAGATTTCGCCGCGATCAGCACCCGTGCCCATCAGCTCGGCGTCACCCTAGTACCCGCCTCAGGCCGCCAGCTCGCCACCCTGCAAGAGATGTTTCCGCACGAGGACACCTTCATCGCAGAAAATGGCTCCGTGGTCGTCCATGATAATCGCGTCATCAGCGCCACTACCCTGCCCGGCACAGCCGTGCGCGCCGCCGTGGCCGCGCTCCAGTCTGTCGAAACCCCGCATACCGTAGTGCTGTGCACGCCGGATACCGCCTATGTACACAAAGGCGCCGACGAGCAGTCCCGCGCTGAGATTGCCAAGTACTACAGGTCAGTGGAATGGGTAGATGGCCTCGATGCGCTACTGGATGCGGACATCATCAAAATCGCCGCTTACTGCGCCGACGGCAGCGAAAAGCACCTACACCAGCCCCTCCTTGCGGCCGTACCGGAACACAATATCGCCATCTCTGGCGCCGTATGGCTCGATGTCATGGCCGCTGGCGTCAATAAGGGCGTAGCGCTACAGACCATGGCCGAGCTTCTCTCGGTTCCCATGTCCCGCACCGCCGCTTTTGGTGATTTCCTCAATGACTACGAGCTCCTCCGCGAGGCAGGCACCGCGATCGCAATGGACAATGCACACCCAAAGTTGAAGGAAATCGCCGATCGCATTGCCCCACCCAATACCGAATATGGTGTCATGACAGTTCTGCGTCAGCTTTTTGACAGCGAAGAGTCTTAG
- a CDS encoding DUF6882 domain-containing protein: MNAYHSIERTAADARFIRAGINAAFRERIGKATDVEFNFLGPSAGDSEGSYATDQLVEVRVSSAQHVADFRGVRLAVIAAGTWHWTTAATEHCADLPQSGTASTDVDRMVAYASLIVGNMPVLRAQQGEHVAIVAVDFHPYLDFRQTLLRGLQHSSTEADEKGPALALARYLDMESTEEEPYLHFSDGTTVRFEQPSPEVHKISGITPGLAAARVLEDAFYLSTESQMFFQGNFPDATVELDVEKATATVSYSGGQMTANAVLIATISDEEFTWAWADPQLKDTAAARLAGNLARFGIDEAVPELVRPHLPLELARGHQLPHLALPILGIWTLAGTTLADARVGLVLLDALQLHLPEPTPAATEATLAVAPPSWINADRARAAYGSFRGVEV, from the coding sequence ATGAATGCTTACCACTCCATTGAACGCACCGCGGCCGATGCCCGCTTTATCCGTGCCGGAATTAACGCTGCCTTTCGCGAACGCATCGGGAAGGCGACCGACGTGGAATTCAATTTCCTCGGGCCCTCGGCTGGCGATAGCGAAGGAAGCTATGCCACCGACCAGCTCGTGGAGGTACGGGTAAGCTCCGCGCAACACGTGGCGGATTTTCGTGGCGTGCGCCTGGCCGTCATCGCCGCAGGCACCTGGCACTGGACTACCGCTGCGACCGAGCATTGTGCTGACCTTCCGCAGTCAGGTACGGCCAGCACAGACGTCGACCGAATGGTTGCTTATGCCTCCCTTATCGTGGGCAACATGCCGGTGCTGCGCGCCCAGCAGGGCGAGCACGTGGCCATTGTTGCGGTAGATTTCCACCCCTACCTGGACTTTCGCCAGACCTTGCTGCGTGGTCTCCAGCACAGCAGCACGGAAGCGGACGAGAAGGGACCGGCCCTCGCACTTGCCCGCTACCTAGACATGGAGTCCACCGAGGAAGAGCCCTACCTGCATTTTTCTGATGGCACCACGGTGCGTTTTGAACAGCCAAGCCCCGAGGTACACAAGATTTCCGGCATCACCCCGGGCTTGGCGGCCGCTCGCGTCTTGGAGGACGCCTTTTACTTAAGCACCGAAAGCCAGATGTTTTTCCAAGGCAACTTCCCAGATGCCACGGTAGAACTCGATGTGGAAAAAGCCACTGCCACGGTGTCCTACAGCGGCGGGCAGATGACGGCCAATGCGGTGCTTATCGCGACCATTTCGGACGAGGAATTCACGTGGGCCTGGGCGGATCCGCAGCTCAAGGACACCGCGGCGGCGCGGTTGGCAGGAAACCTAGCGCGCTTTGGTATCGACGAGGCCGTGCCTGAATTGGTACGCCCGCACCTTCCGCTTGAGCTGGCGCGCGGGCACCAGCTGCCGCACCTAGCCTTGCCCATTTTGGGGATCTGGACGCTGGCGGGCACTACGCTTGCCGACGCCCGCGTGGGCCTCGTCCTGCTCGACGCCCTACAGCTGCACCTCCCGGAGCCGACGCCAGCCGCCACCGAAGCGACGCTGGCGGTGGCCCCTCCCTCATGGATCAACGCCGATCGCGCCCGCGCCGCCTATGGATCATTTCGCGGGGTGGAGGTGTAG